Genomic segment of Pseudomonadota bacterium:
ATAGTTCGCATCGAGGCCCAGAGAGATCGCGCCCGACAGAACCGCGTATTGCCAACGTGAGCCGCGCTCACCTAGGTACCACTCGGCGGCATGGGGATCGAACGGTACGCCATTGACCGCGATGCCGAAGTTATGCAGGCCCGCGGATGTGATGCCGATGGCTAGCGCTGGCTCAGCTGGCACCTCGTATCGGTAGGCCTGTGGCTCAATCGCATTGGGGTTGCCGCGCGTGGGGAACGGACCGACGGGGTGCTCGGGAATGCCGTTGGCCGTGATGACGCGTTTGGCGCCTTCCACCATGATCGTGACGTCGTTGGGATAGGGCAGAAGTACGTCGGCGGGATTAACGTTCAGGACACCGTCGCTCTGTGTCACCGTGTGTTTGCGCGGTTGGGGCGGCTGTTGACCCTGAGTTTCGAGGTCGTGGGCGCTCGCGCTCATCAAGGCCAAGCAAACGACTGCTGCCATGGCAAGAGAATGGCCGCAACGGCAGGCAAGGCGGATCACCATCGGCTTTCCTATCTGCATTTTGTTGTCCGACATGTGCGAGATTAGCGGCGATCGGCGGGATAATCGCGCCTAAACATCTCCGTGTGAGGCCTTGAGTTTGCCGATCAAGGCCCTGCGTCTATGATGCGCGGCGCCTTGCCATGACAGATCTCTATCATCCTTCGATTTACGACGCCGATGGCCATGTCGACAGCTTCTGGGCTGCGACCGCTGGTCCGGAAGTCGACGGTTGGTCGCCGCTATCCGGCGATGAACGGTGCGATGTCGCGATCATCGGTGGCGGTTACACGGGCATGTCGGCGGCGCTGCACCTGGCGCGCGACTATGGCGTCGACGTGCGCATCCTCGAGGCCGGTCCGCCGGGCTGGGGCGCATCGGGCCGCAATGGCGGTTTTGTCGGCCCGTCAAGCAGCAAGCTCGGCATGTCGGCCATGATCGCCCGTTTCGGTGAGGAGGAGACGCGGTGCTACTACCGCAATGGGCTCGCCGCCATCGACCTGGTCCGCGAGCTCGGCGAAACGGAGTCGATCGACTACGAGGCTTGCGGTGACGGTGAACTGGGCGTCGCTCACAAGGCCTCGCAGATGAACGGCATGGCCGATTGGGCCGCCACGTGGCGCGATATCCTGGGCGTCGACGTCGAGGTCTGGTCGCGCGAGGCGATGGCCGAACGCGGCTACACAGGTCCGCATGCCCATGGTGGGTTGTTCACCCATGCCGGCTTTGCGCTGCATCCGATGAAGTTCGCGCGCGGTCTGGCACGGGCTTGCATTCGCCATGGCGTCGGGTTTCACGGCGGCTCGGAGGTAACGTCGTGGCAGCGCGACGGCGGCGAGCATCGATTGATCACCAAGGGCGGCTCGTTGCGCGCCCGTCAGGTCATCGTCGCGACCAATGGTTTCACGCGCGACCGACTTCATCCCGGCTTCGCCGGCACAATGCTGCCGGCTTTGTCCAACATCATCGTCACCCGTCCGCTGCGGACGGATGAACTTGAAGCCCATGGTTGGAGGACGCCGTGTCCGGTTTGGGATACCAGGAACCTGCTGTTCTACTTCCGCCTGTTGCCGGACAACCGGTTCCTGCTGGGCGCGCGGGCGGCGACCCGGAACACGCCAGCCTCGACCGAGCGCTATCGGCGGTGGCTGATCCGGCAGTTGCACACCATGTGGCCTGAATGGCGGGAGGCGGAGATTGACTATTTCTGGCGCGGCTTTGTCTGCCTGGCCGCAGATCGGGTGCCGCATATCGGCCAGCTCGGCGACGATCCCACGGTCTGGCATGGTATGGCCTATCATGGCGGCGGTGTCGCCTGGGCGACCTATAGTGGCCAGGCGCTGGCCCGCATGATCGCCGGCAACGAACCGGCCGAGCGCTGGTTGAGCGCAGTTGTGCGCCAGCCGCTTTCAAAGTTTCCGGTGGCCGCTCTGCGCCTTTGGTATCTGCGCGGCGCCTATGTGCTCTACGGCTTAAAGGATCGATACGGATGAGATGGCTGGTACTGTGTTCGGCGCTGTTGTTGGCCGGCTGTCCCGCCCAGGGACCGGCGGACGACACCTTCAACTTCCGTTTCCGTTGGCTCAGCTACGTCCAGGGCAACGACATTCAAGAACAGTGCACGCCCGGGTCACCTGCACGTATCCGGTTGATTTATAACGCCATTTTTACCGAGGAGACCCGCACGTTCGATCTAACGGCGGTCGATCAGGGGGCGACGCAGATGACAACACGTCTGTGGCGAGGCACCGACACCATCACCCTGCGCAGCGGCAGCTTCCTGGGTGCCGTCGACCCTGCGGGCGAGGGTGACGCCTATATTGACCCTGAGGGGACGCGCGCGATTGTCGCGGCGCTGGATGCCAGCGGATTCTATGGGCCACCGCCCAATGGCCTCATGCTGCGCTCCGACGATTACTTCTGGGTCGGGTCGGCCTGTATCGACGGGGTCTTTATGGTCCAGGCCTATCCCAAGGACCAGTTCGACCGGATCGCGTTTGCCCAGTTGCTTGCCAGTTTCGATCCAATTCAGCGACCCCTGCCGGTCCCCAGAGCCCTTGACCTTCCGCCGCTGAACTCGCTGGGAACCGGTAATCCGCAGCAAGACAGGGATGAACCCAGCGCCCTTTTCTATCGGATCGACGTCACAGACAACTTATTGGTTGCAAACTGGATTTGATACAACCTTCATGAATTTTTTTGTGCACTGCAACAAAAATGACATTGACGAGCGGCATAATCCTCCTCATATAGCCGGTAATGCTGCAGTGCAGCATAATAGATTCTAGAGCATTCCAGCGTATTCCAGAGGAGGGATCGACATGGCTACTGCAAAGAGCAAACAGGCAATGCCTGAGTTCGATACCGCGGTCGACGCGGGTACAAAAGTCGCCGAAACCGTGATCAAGGCCAACACCGAGGCCTGCAAGAAGGGTTACGAGACCCTGGTTAGCATGGGCCGCGAGGCCGTTGATGCGGCGTCCAAGGCGAGCTCCAATGTTCAGGGTTTCGAGCAGGTTGCTGACTACCCCAAGGCCAACTTCGAGGCCGTTGTCGAGGCCGGTTCGGTCTTCGCGCGCGGCGTTGAAGAGTGCAACGGCCGGGTGATCGACCTGGCGAAATCGAACCTTGAGGACGGCCTTGCCGCGCAGAAAGCTCTGTTCGGCGCCAAGACCTTCCAGGAAGCCGTTGAGATCCAGTCGGGCTTTGTCCGCAAGGCTGCTGAGCGCGCCATGAGCGAGAGCGCCGCGATCTCCGGCATGTGGATGAAGATGGCGACTGATGCGGCTCAGCCGCTGGCCCAGCGCGTCAACAAGACCGTCGAAGAGGTCTCCAAGACCGCCGCCTAGTTTTCAGGTGCGAGGACGTTCAAAAGGCCCGGAACGGCAACGTTCCGGGCCTTTTTTGTCCCCCGTCAACCCTTTCCAATTTGACATCAACACCCAATATCATGAGCCTGTCGCTCTGACGCGACGGCATGACGCGACGAAAAATCTGGAACGGTACCCAATCCATCTGATGGCGGACGACAACAGACGCGACGACGATCGCCCGGAAACGGGCGTTGTCACCAAGACGCGGCAAAAGACCAAAAAACCGTCCATGTACAAGGTCATCCTGCTGAACGATGACTACACGCCCATGGAATTTGTCGTGCATGTTCTGCAAAAGTTCTTTCACAAGAACCATGATGACGCCGTGCAGATCATGCTGCATGTGCACCAACGTGGCGTCGGTATCTGCGGCGTCTATCCGTTTGACGTCGCCGAGACCAAAGTGACCCAAGTCATAGACTACGCGCGACAGAACGAGCATCCTCTGCAAGCGACGCTGGAAAAGGAGTAGGCCGTCTATGTTGTCGGCGAACCTGGAAAAGACACTACGCGCCGCCCTGGCCCTGGCGAACGAACGCCAGCACGAGTACGCCACGCTGGAGCATCTGCTCCTGGCGCTGCTTGATGACGACGACGCGATCGCCGTCATGAAAGCGTGCAACGTGGACGTCAAAGCGCTGCGCGAGGAGGTCGAAGACTTCGTCGACAACGACCTGCAGGGGCTGGTCGTTGATGGTTTTGTCGAAGCGAAACCGACGGCCGGTTTCCAGCGCGCGCTGCACCGCGCCGCCATGCATGTCCAGTCGTCGGGCCGCGATGAGGTCACCGGCGCCAATGTTCTGGTTGCCTTGTTCTCCGAACGCGAGAGCCACGCTGTCTACTTCCTGCAGCAGCACGACATGACGCGTCTGGACGCGGTCAGCTACATCAGTCACGGCGTCGCCAAGGTGCCCGGCCAGTCCGAGCCGAAGACCGTGCGCGGCGCCGAGGACGATGAAGAGCAGGTCAAGCAGGGCGCGGAGGCGCTGGACGCCTATTGCGTCAACCTGAATGAAAAGGCCCGAAGCGGCCGCATCGATCCGTTGGTCGGTCGTGAGATGGAGGTCGAGCGCACGATCCAGGTCTTGTGCCGGCGCACCAAAAACAACCCGCTCTATGTTGGCGACCCAGGCGTCGGCAAAACTGCAATCGCCGAGGGCCTGGCCAAGCGCATCGTCGAGGAGGATGTGCCAGAGGTCCTGAAGGACGCCATCATCTATGCGCTCGACATGGGCGCGTTGCTCGCCGGCACACGTTACCGCGGCGACTTCGAGGAGCGTCTGAAGGCCGTGGTGAGCGAACTTGAGGCCGACCCCAACGCCATCATGTTCATCGATGAGATCCACACGGTGATCGGCGCCGGCGCGACGTCGGGCGGCGCGATGGACGCGTCGAACATGCTGAAGCCGGCACTGCAGTCGGGCACGCTGCGCTGCATGGGCTCGACGACCTACAAGGAATACCGGAACTACTTCGAAAAGGACCGCGCGCTGGCGCGCCGCTTCCAGAAGATCGATGTAGTGGAGCCCAGCGTCCCCGACGCAATCAAGATCCTCAAGGGCCTGAAACCCTATTACGAGGAGTTTCACCAGATCCGCTATACCCAGGACGCCATCAAGGCGGCCGTCGAGCTGGCGGACAAGTATCTCCACGACCGCAAGCTGCCCGACAAGGCGATCGACGTCATGGACGAGGTGGGCGCGGCCCAGATGTTGGTGCCCGCCAACAAGCGGCGCAAGACGATCGGCGTGCGTGAGGTCGAGAACGTCATCGCGCGCATGGCCCGGGTCCCACCGAAGAACGTGTCGCGCCAGGATAAGGCTTCGTTGGCGAACCTGTCGGAAGACCTCAAGAAGGTCGTGTTCGGACAGGATTCCGCGATCAACTCACTGGCCGACGCCATCAAGCTGTCGCGCGCCGGTTTGCGTGAGCCTGAGAAGCCGATCGGCAGTTATCTCTTCGCCGGTCCGACGGGCGTCGGCAAGACCGAGGTCGCGCGCCAGCTGGCCCATATCTCCGGCGTCGAACTTGTCCGTTTCGACATGTCGGAATACATGGAGCGCCACACGGTCTCGCGCCTGATCGGTGCGCCTCCGGGCTATGTCGGCTTTGACCAGGGCGGTCTCCTGACCGACGCGGTCGACCAGAACCCCCACGTCGTCCTGCTGCTGGACGAGGTCGAGAAGGCCCATCCCGACCTTTTCAATGTCCTCCTGCAGATCATGGACTACGGCAAGCTGACCGATCACAACGGCAAGAAGATCGATTTCCGCAACGTCGTCTTGATCATGACCACCAATGCCGGTGCCGCCGACATGGCGAAGCCGCCGATCGGTTTTGGCCGCACGCGCCGCGAAGGCGAGGACGAAGAGGCGATCGAGAAACTCTTCACGCCGGAGTTCCGAAATCGGCTCGACGCGGTCATCCGCTTCGATCCGCTGAGCCCGGATACCATCGGTCATGTCGTGGACAAGTTCGTCGGCGAACTGGAAGCGCAACTCGCCGATCGCGGCGTCACCATCGAGTTGACCGAGGAGGCGCGTGCCTGGCTCGGCAAGCACGGCTATGACGAACGCTTCGGTGCCCGTCCGCTGGCGCGCGTGATCCAGGAGCATGTCAAGAAGCCGTTGGCTGACGAGTTGCTGTTCGGCGACCTGCAAGGCGGTGGTCGCGTGCGCGTCGTCGTCGACTCGTCGACGGACAAGCTCGACTTCGAGCTGGTCACCCAGGACTTCCTGAAGGGCAAGACCAAGAACTCCAAGCGCAGCGATCGCAAAGGCGGCGATTCCGGCAAGGAGCTGGTGAAGGGCTAAGCCCGCGGCTTCGTCAGGCGCTGTCGCCCTTACGAAACGGCGAGTACTCGCGAAGAATTGCCTCGACTTCCCAGTCGACGTGCCGGGTTTCCTCCTTCAGGAAACGCGCGACCGCGTCGCGCAGGCCTTCGTGCGTGATCCAGTGGGCGGAGTAGGTGCGCACCGGTAGGTAGCCGCGCTGGATCTTGTGCTCGCCCTGGGCGCCGGCCTCGACGCGCTGGAGGCCGTGGGCGATGGCGAAGTCGACAGCTTGGTAGTAGCAGGCTTCGAAATGCAGGAAGCGATGGTCTTCGATACAGCCCCAGTAGCGGCCATAGAGCGTGTCGGCGCCAGCCAGGTTGAGGGCGCCGGCGATCAATCGGCCCTGGCGCCGATAAAGGAACAGGATGACCTTGTCGCCAAGCCGTTCGGTCAGGGTGTCGAAGAAGCTGCGCGTTAAATAGGGCGTGCCCCATTTGCGGTTGCCGGTATCCATATAGAAGCCGAAGAAGGCATCCCACTGCTCGTCGCGAATGGCCGACCCGCACACGACCTCCAGTTCGATATCGCTTTCTTCGATCGCGCGCCGCTCCTTGCGGATCGCTTTGCGTTTGCGTGACGAAAGCGCGCCCAGAAAATCGTCGAAACAGGTGTAGTCCTGGTTCTCCCAGTGGAACTGGACGCCGGTGCGCTGGAGGTAACCCAGGTCGCCCATGGTCTCCCATTCGTCTGAAGTCGTGAAGTTGACGTGAACGGAGGACAGGTTGGCCTGAATTGCGATCTGTGCAAGCGCCAACGCAAGCACGCGGCGCAGGGCTGGCGCGCCAGGGCCATCGCCCGCCAACAGGCGCGGGCCGGGAACCGGTGAAAACGGCACGGCGACCAGCAGCTTGGGATAGTACTGGCCGCCGGCGCGCTCAAACGCGTTGGCCCAACCGTAATCAAAGACGAACTCGCCCTGGGAATGAGATTTGATATAGGCGGGCGCGGCGGCGACCAGTTGGTTCTCGGCGTTTTCGACGACAACGTGGCTCGGCATCCAGCCTGTCTCTCGCGTCGCCGAGCCGCTGTCTTCAAGTGCCGACAGAAAACCGTGGCTGACGAAAGGGTTGGTATCGCCGGCACACGCGTCCCATGCCGCCGGGTCGATGTCGGCCATCGAGCCCACGGTCCGGGCGGTCAGGTTGTCGCGATCGCTGTCGCCCATGTCTGCCGGTTTCTATCCACGCGTCTTTGTTGCTGTTCGCAGCCGGAGGCCCGACGGATTACCAGGATAGTCTACCACGCTCTTGCGCGCAGGCATGTGACAGCTGGTCACGCAACGGCGAGGTGTGTGTCTCGTCGACACCACCAGCCCGCTCTCCTCCCGGCCACCCATGGCAGCATCCTCGGGGGGGCCGGGAGGGGGAGCGGGCTGGCGCCGATACCGCGTGCGCGCGGATTGACCTATTCCACAAGCGGGCCGGATGCGGAGATATCACGGATATCGGTGAGGACGTGGATCAGGCAGGCACCGTTGTGTTCGACGGCGGCACCGAAGGCCGGACCGAACTCGGCCGTCGTGCGCACGGTCCACACCGCCGCGCCATACCCTTTGCCCAGGGCCGCGAAGTCGGGGCTTACCATGTCGACACCCTCATAGTTGCCTGCGCCCGCATAGCGGTGCTGGTGCATCTTGATGGTGCCGTAGGTCGCGTTATCGACGACGATCACGATGACGGGGAGGTCGTACTGAACGGCCGTCGCGATCTCCTGGCCGGTCATCAGGAAGCCGCCGTCGCCGGCAAAGGCGACGACCTTGGCATGCGGCTTGGCAAGCTGCGCGCCGACCGCCGCCGGCACGCCATAGCCCATGGCGCCGGCCATGGGGCCGGCTTGACTGTCGGGAAAACGATGGCGCACGTAACGGTGCAGCCAGGTCGCGAAGTTGCCGGCGTCGTTGGTCAGCACGTGATCGGTATCGGCCAGGCGCTTTTCGATGTGGCGCATGACATCGGCCATATCGACAGCACCCAAGGCTTTGGGCGAACTGACTTGGAAACCCTCGAAATTGACCCGCAAGCCTTCCTGCCAGAGAACGCGCGCTTCGTCGGGTGTCGTCACGCGGCTGGCAAGGCCCTGGAGGACCGATCCGACATCGGCGGCGATCTGCAGGCCGGCGCCCGTATTCGCGAGGACATCGGCGTCGGGGTGAATGTGGATCATGGGTTTGCCGGTATGGAGCAGACGGTAGTCATCGGACGTGACCGCATCCATGCGGCTGCCCGCGACGATGACCAGGTCCGCTTCGTCCCAGGCCCGCTTCAGATGCTGCGGGCGGCCCAAACCGAACAGACCGACAAAGGCCGGGTGGTCGTTATTGATGGCGTCCTGGCAGCGGAACGCCGTCACCACCGCCGCGCCGGACGCCGTCGCCAAGGCGGCGAGTTTGGCGGTCGCCGCCTCGGCTTTGACGATCTCCCCGGCGATGATCAGGACACGTTCTGCCTCGTCGATCATCGACGCGGCCATGTCCAGGACCTCGGCCGGCGCGGCCGCAATGGCGCGGGGCGCGGGTTCGGGGATGGTGACATCACCGGCATCCGCCTCTGTCACGTCCTCGGGCAGGACGACAATCACGGGGCCGGGCCGGCCGGCCATGGCAAGCGCCAGCGCGTGGGCGGTGACCTGCGCGACATCCTCGGGCCCTGCCGGTTCCAGGACTGCCTTGGTCATCGA
This window contains:
- a CDS encoding FAD-dependent oxidoreductase — its product is MTDLYHPSIYDADGHVDSFWAATAGPEVDGWSPLSGDERCDVAIIGGGYTGMSAALHLARDYGVDVRILEAGPPGWGASGRNGGFVGPSSSKLGMSAMIARFGEEETRCYYRNGLAAIDLVRELGETESIDYEACGDGELGVAHKASQMNGMADWAATWRDILGVDVEVWSREAMAERGYTGPHAHGGLFTHAGFALHPMKFARGLARACIRHGVGFHGGSEVTSWQRDGGEHRLITKGGSLRARQVIVATNGFTRDRLHPGFAGTMLPALSNIIVTRPLRTDELEAHGWRTPCPVWDTRNLLFYFRLLPDNRFLLGARAATRNTPASTERYRRWLIRQLHTMWPEWREAEIDYFWRGFVCLAADRVPHIGQLGDDPTVWHGMAYHGGGVAWATYSGQALARMIAGNEPAERWLSAVVRQPLSKFPVAALRLWYLRGAYVLYGLKDRYG
- the clpA gene encoding ATP-dependent Clp protease ATP-binding subunit ClpA, which produces MLSANLEKTLRAALALANERQHEYATLEHLLLALLDDDDAIAVMKACNVDVKALREEVEDFVDNDLQGLVVDGFVEAKPTAGFQRALHRAAMHVQSSGRDEVTGANVLVALFSERESHAVYFLQQHDMTRLDAVSYISHGVAKVPGQSEPKTVRGAEDDEEQVKQGAEALDAYCVNLNEKARSGRIDPLVGREMEVERTIQVLCRRTKNNPLYVGDPGVGKTAIAEGLAKRIVEEDVPEVLKDAIIYALDMGALLAGTRYRGDFEERLKAVVSELEADPNAIMFIDEIHTVIGAGATSGGAMDASNMLKPALQSGTLRCMGSTTYKEYRNYFEKDRALARRFQKIDVVEPSVPDAIKILKGLKPYYEEFHQIRYTQDAIKAAVELADKYLHDRKLPDKAIDVMDEVGAAQMLVPANKRRKTIGVREVENVIARMARVPPKNVSRQDKASLANLSEDLKKVVFGQDSAINSLADAIKLSRAGLREPEKPIGSYLFAGPTGVGKTEVARQLAHISGVELVRFDMSEYMERHTVSRLIGAPPGYVGFDQGGLLTDAVDQNPHVVLLLDEVEKAHPDLFNVLLQIMDYGKLTDHNGKKIDFRNVVLIMTTNAGAADMAKPPIGFGRTRREGEDEEAIEKLFTPEFRNRLDAVIRFDPLSPDTIGHVVDKFVGELEAQLADRGVTIELTEEARAWLGKHGYDERFGARPLARVIQEHVKKPLADELLFGDLQGGGRVRVVVDSSTDKLDFELVTQDFLKGKTKNSKRSDRKGGDSGKELVKG
- a CDS encoding thiamine pyrophosphate-dependent enzyme; this encodes MNGGDALVATLVSHGVETVFCVPGESYLAVLEGLRKNANAIRLVVNRHESGASFAANAYAKIGRRPGCAFVRRGPGATNASIGVHTADQDSIPLVLFIGQVPRNEFDHESFQKMDYRQVFGSMTKAVLEPAGPEDVAQVTAHALALAMAGRPGPVIVVLPEDVTEADAGDVTIPEPAPRAIAAAPAEVLDMAASMIDEAERVLIIAGEIVKAEAATAKLAALATASGAAVVTAFRCQDAINNDHPAFVGLFGLGRPQHLKRAWDEADLVIVAGSRMDAVTSDDYRLLHTGKPMIHIHPDADVLANTGAGLQIAADVGSVLQGLASRVTTPDEARVLWQEGLRVNFEGFQVSSPKALGAVDMADVMRHIEKRLADTDHVLTNDAGNFATWLHRYVRHRFPDSQAGPMAGAMGYGVPAAVGAQLAKPHAKVVAFAGDGGFLMTGQEIATAVQYDLPVIVIVVDNATYGTIKMHQHRYAGAGNYEGVDMVSPDFAALGKGYGAAVWTVRTTAEFGPAFGAAVEHNGACLIHVLTDIRDISASGPLVE
- the clpS gene encoding ATP-dependent Clp protease adapter ClpS gives rise to the protein MADDNRRDDDRPETGVVTKTRQKTKKPSMYKVILLNDDYTPMEFVVHVLQKFFHKNHDDAVQIMLHVHQRGVGICGVYPFDVAETKVTQVIDYARQNEHPLQATLEKE
- a CDS encoding GNAT family N-acetyltransferase — translated: MGDSDRDNLTARTVGSMADIDPAAWDACAGDTNPFVSHGFLSALEDSGSATRETGWMPSHVVVENAENQLVAAAPAYIKSHSQGEFVFDYGWANAFERAGGQYYPKLLVAVPFSPVPGPRLLAGDGPGAPALRRVLALALAQIAIQANLSSVHVNFTTSDEWETMGDLGYLQRTGVQFHWENQDYTCFDDFLGALSSRKRKAIRKERRAIEESDIELEVVCGSAIRDEQWDAFFGFYMDTGNRKWGTPYLTRSFFDTLTERLGDKVILFLYRRQGRLIAGALNLAGADTLYGRYWGCIEDHRFLHFEACYYQAVDFAIAHGLQRVEAGAQGEHKIQRGYLPVRTYSAHWITHEGLRDAVARFLKEETRHVDWEVEAILREYSPFRKGDSA
- a CDS encoding phasin family protein — encoded protein: MATAKSKQAMPEFDTAVDAGTKVAETVIKANTEACKKGYETLVSMGREAVDAASKASSNVQGFEQVADYPKANFEAVVEAGSVFARGVEECNGRVIDLAKSNLEDGLAAQKALFGAKTFQEAVEIQSGFVRKAAERAMSESAAISGMWMKMATDAAQPLAQRVNKTVEEVSKTAA